The Peribacillus simplex genome contains the following window.
CTATGTTGAAGCGTTTTGGTCCATATGTTATTTTACTTCTTTTTTTAGCGATCTTGACCGGTTGTTTTAATGGTTCACCGGAAGAAAGAATCCACAAGATCCTAGAGAAAACTGCAGAAAAGGAAAGTGATTTCACCGAGAATCAGGAGCCACTTAATGATTTGGAGAAAAAAGAAAAAGAACAGTATGAGAAAATCATTAAACTTGGCTTGGAAGAGTATGAACAAATCGTCGAGCTTTCAGATGAAGCAACTAAAAATATTGACCAAAGGGAGGAAATAATTGAAAAGGAACAAAGCAGCATGCAATCCTCGAAAGAACAATTTAATAAGATAGATGAACAAATCGGGAAAATAGAGGATGAAAAGGTAAAAAAAGAAGCGACTGAAATGAAAAAGGTCATGAGTGAACGTTATAGCACCTACGACAACTTATATGATGCCTATCAGCAAAGTCTGGCAAATGATCGTGAATTATATGAACTGTTTAAAAAAGAGGATTTGAAAATGGATGAATTACAAGGACAAATCGAGAAAATCAATACTTCCTATACAAAAGTTTTGAAAGCGAATGAGCAATTTAATGCATTAACGGTAAAGTCCAATCAAAAAAAAGAAAGTTTTTATGACAGTTCGGGCATAGAAATGGCTGACTCAACAAAATAATATAAGTAATGATGGGCTGTGATCCTCACTCACAGCCCATTTTTTGTGGATCCAGTTTTCTATAAACTGAAAAATTCTAGAATGATTTTTAAATGCAGATAGCCGAAGGTGAATTTCAGTACCTGTACTAAAAAAAAATGAAAATAGAAAATCTAACAGCAGACTGATATGAA
Protein-coding sequences here:
- a CDS encoding YkyA family protein translates to MLKRFGPYVILLLFLAILTGCFNGSPEERIHKILEKTAEKESDFTENQEPLNDLEKKEKEQYEKIIKLGLEEYEQIVELSDEATKNIDQREEIIEKEQSSMQSSKEQFNKIDEQIGKIEDEKVKKEATEMKKVMSERYSTYDNLYDAYQQSLANDRELYELFKKEDLKMDELQGQIEKINTSYTKVLKANEQFNALTVKSNQKKESFYDSSGIEMADSTK